One Coleofasciculus chthonoplastes PCC 7420 genomic region harbors:
- a CDS encoding response regulator, protein MMNQPPFLETTSQDNDQQPLAQPHKSWRPRHFLVWVVVGLTTVAIGAVATVSYFGVRQLILENIKQNALNSVQAEASEIDRWLATRKAEVETIASTPILRSMDWSQIKPYLQREVQRSRNFTSFALIRADGTFQSSNEGEGNVQDRQHFQQAMAGKVYVSDPLISRATELPIIAIAAPILALPPQPPRPIGATVGAISMERVEEVVENISHGKGSYAFALNSRGVPIVYPEEKPLGTERKPDSSLLESTEPDLAAIASQMVNKEQGIQQANLFGESVYVAYVHLEEANWSIALVMNDEKIESPIWSLNLLAIVLVALLFVAIFFIRRQVKLFEMTRAKAAKEALLNRLTNRIHSSLDLDRTLPATLEELTSLLGLERVIFGWLLDNQTLRIAYMYTEEGLSSECRQLKIATSGNLETQLRKGETVNFKVSTINGQSDNSGLENTPDNPFSSHPATSSEETYILENGHYSAIPIRPQTGPLGYLICIHTTSWSWSPSDIELLEAISKQIASACTQSHLYAQTQEQIQLLDNTLNSLERERRQLQQVIASAPMAMAMFDNEMRYMAHSQKWLTVQGLEGESIIGRCHYDVIPDVPEHWKQIHQRALTGQVITNPEDIWERSDGSIVYMRWAINPWYTSNGQVGGIVIATDQINELVEAREAALEAVRFKSKFLANMSHEIRTPMNGVLGMVGLLLQTQLTSRQRDYAQTIRRSADHLLTIINDILDFSKLEAGEMELETIEFDLDGCIESVLDVLATQAEAKNLELATLVDRKVPRQLKGDPARLRQVLLNLANNAIKFTPQGEVVIHVTLETATSKNATLHFAVSDTGVGISPEGQEKLFQSFSQVDNSTTRQYGGTGLGLAICKQLVDLMGGEIGVESQVGKGSTFWFTAKFDTQTNAESPTTPFALTHLKLLVVSESRTTRQSVRYLVNTWGIGIDEANSAELSLDALRQAASLDQPYDVVICDWQLPQIEDGSLIKTIRSDSALSHTKAVVMTPMNQRDQVEQLLSVGAASYLLKPVRASRLFDSLMAAVAPEMIKEQQEEELAQHTTTGDFPHKQPATPLNILLAEDHPINQQVILNQLQMLGYEADCAPNGQVVLELVEQNSYDIILMDCQMPVLDGYATTTKLIERYGSTHPVIIALTAHAFPEDRERCSAVGMDDYISKPVDEEMLSERLEYWATQIRQDQDKGQMADDSMKAEDKGQMKEGNEKAEDKGQITEGKEDINSTLNTSPINWEHLQRVTLGKKSAQERLLHAFIEHAEADLKDIQTGIAAEDYEQIYAKAHRLRGSSANLGMKAIAELAAQVENHGRSGSLAAIKENVGELEQQLTTVCEYIRNMNGSS, encoded by the coding sequence ATGATGAACCAACCACCCTTTCTAGAAACGACCTCCCAAGATAATGACCAGCAACCGTTGGCACAACCTCATAAGTCTTGGCGTCCCCGTCATTTTCTAGTTTGGGTGGTAGTGGGTCTAACCACGGTGGCGATTGGCGCTGTCGCCACAGTCAGCTATTTTGGAGTGCGCCAGCTAATCCTAGAAAACATCAAGCAAAACGCGCTCAATTCAGTGCAAGCCGAAGCCAGTGAAATCGATCGCTGGCTAGCCACGCGCAAGGCGGAAGTCGAAACGATAGCCAGTACCCCAATTCTGCGATCGATGGATTGGTCGCAAATTAAACCGTACTTGCAACGAGAAGTCCAACGCAGCCGGAATTTTACCTCCTTTGCCTTGATCAGGGCGGATGGAACCTTTCAAAGCAGCAATGAAGGAGAGGGAAATGTTCAAGATCGCCAACATTTCCAACAGGCGATGGCGGGAAAAGTCTATGTCTCTGATCCCCTAATCAGTCGGGCGACCGAATTACCGATTATTGCCATTGCCGCGCCGATTCTAGCACTTCCCCCCCAACCTCCTCGACCCATTGGGGCAACGGTTGGTGCGATCTCGATGGAGCGCGTGGAAGAAGTTGTCGAAAACATATCCCATGGCAAGGGTAGCTATGCCTTTGCCCTCAACTCTAGAGGCGTGCCGATTGTTTATCCAGAGGAAAAACCCTTAGGAACTGAAAGAAAACCTGATTCCAGTTTACTGGAGTCAACCGAACCGGATCTAGCCGCGATCGCTAGCCAGATGGTGAACAAAGAACAGGGAATCCAACAGGCAAACCTGTTCGGGGAATCCGTTTACGTGGCGTATGTCCACCTAGAAGAGGCAAACTGGTCGATTGCCTTAGTCATGAACGATGAGAAAATAGAAAGTCCAATCTGGTCACTCAACTTGCTGGCTATCGTTCTGGTTGCCCTCTTGTTCGTTGCCATATTTTTCATCAGGCGACAGGTGAAACTCTTTGAGATGACACGGGCTAAAGCCGCCAAAGAAGCATTGCTCAACCGTTTGACTAATCGCATTCATTCCTCACTCGACCTGGATCGCACCTTACCCGCTACTTTAGAAGAATTGACATCGCTGCTGGGGTTAGAACGAGTCATTTTCGGGTGGTTGCTCGACAATCAGACATTAAGAATTGCATATATGTACACGGAGGAGGGTTTATCGAGCGAATGTAGACAGTTAAAGATAGCGACGTCCGGTAACTTAGAAACTCAGTTACGCAAGGGTGAGACCGTTAATTTCAAAGTATCCACGATCAATGGTCAATCTGATAATTCAGGGTTAGAAAACACCCCAGATAACCCTTTCTCGTCTCATCCTGCTACCTCTTCAGAGGAAACCTATATCCTGGAAAATGGTCACTATTCAGCGATTCCCATCCGTCCTCAAACCGGACCCTTGGGCTATTTAATCTGTATCCACACCACCAGTTGGTCGTGGAGTCCCAGCGACATCGAACTCTTAGAAGCGATTTCTAAACAAATTGCCAGTGCTTGCACCCAATCCCATCTCTACGCTCAAACCCAAGAGCAAATCCAACTCCTCGACAATACCTTAAACTCATTAGAGCGAGAGCGCCGACAACTGCAACAAGTCATTGCCAGTGCGCCGATGGCAATGGCAATGTTTGATAACGAAATGCGCTATATGGCTCATTCCCAAAAGTGGCTCACGGTGCAAGGGCTTGAGGGAGAATCCATCATTGGTCGCTGCCATTACGACGTCATCCCAGATGTACCGGAACACTGGAAACAGATTCATCAACGGGCACTCACCGGGCAAGTGATCACCAACCCAGAAGATATCTGGGAACGTAGTGATGGTTCTATCGTTTACATGCGCTGGGCAATTAACCCTTGGTATACTTCCAATGGTCAAGTTGGTGGGATTGTCATTGCCACCGACCAGATTAACGAATTAGTCGAAGCCAGAGAAGCAGCACTGGAAGCGGTACGGTTTAAGTCCAAGTTTCTGGCGAACATGAGTCATGAAATTCGCACTCCAATGAATGGCGTCTTGGGCATGGTGGGACTCCTATTACAGACTCAACTCACGTCTCGACAGCGAGACTATGCCCAAACGATTCGCCGTAGTGCTGACCATTTACTGACCATCATCAACGATATCCTGGATTTCTCCAAACTAGAAGCTGGAGAAATGGAACTTGAAACCATTGAGTTTGACCTGGATGGCTGCATCGAATCGGTTCTTGATGTGCTAGCTACTCAAGCCGAAGCGAAGAACCTAGAATTGGCAACCTTAGTTGACCGCAAAGTCCCCCGACAACTCAAAGGTGATCCGGCTAGACTGCGACAGGTTCTGTTAAATCTGGCGAACAATGCGATCAAATTTACACCCCAAGGGGAAGTGGTTATCCATGTCACGTTAGAAACTGCTACCTCCAAAAATGCCACCCTCCACTTTGCCGTGTCCGATACAGGAGTGGGCATTTCCCCGGAAGGGCAAGAAAAACTTTTCCAATCCTTTTCCCAAGTTGATAACTCCACCACTCGTCAATATGGTGGCACAGGCTTAGGGCTAGCTATCTGCAAACAGTTGGTCGATTTGATGGGCGGCGAAATCGGCGTGGAAAGTCAGGTGGGTAAAGGTTCCACGTTCTGGTTTACGGCAAAATTTGACACCCAAACGAACGCTGAATCCCCCACCACTCCCTTTGCCCTCACTCATCTGAAACTGTTGGTTGTTTCCGAAAGTCGCACCACCCGCCAGTCGGTGCGTTACTTAGTCAATACCTGGGGAATTGGGATTGATGAAGCCAACTCCGCAGAACTGTCCCTAGATGCCCTGCGCCAAGCGGCTAGTCTTGACCAGCCTTATGATGTGGTGATCTGTGATTGGCAACTGCCCCAAATCGAGGATGGGTCCCTGATTAAAACCATTCGCTCTGATTCAGCGTTGAGCCACACCAAAGCTGTGGTAATGACGCCGATGAATCAACGGGATCAAGTCGAACAATTACTATCTGTGGGAGCGGCGAGTTATTTGCTCAAGCCAGTGAGAGCTTCACGGCTATTTGATAGTTTAATGGCGGCTGTAGCACCCGAAATGATTAAAGAACAGCAGGAGGAAGAACTAGCCCAACATACAACGACTGGAGATTTTCCTCATAAACAACCTGCGACTCCTCTGAATATCCTCTTAGCTGAAGATCATCCCATCAATCAACAAGTTATTCTCAATCAGTTACAGATGTTAGGTTATGAAGCCGACTGCGCCCCCAATGGTCAAGTTGTCCTGGAATTAGTCGAGCAAAATTCCTACGATATCATTCTCATGGACTGTCAGATGCCTGTTCTGGATGGCTATGCGACTACAACTAAATTGATTGAGCGTTACGGCAGCACTCATCCGGTTATTATTGCTCTAACCGCTCATGCGTTTCCTGAAGACCGAGAACGATGTTCGGCAGTTGGTATGGATGACTATATCAGTAAACCTGTTGATGAGGAAATGTTGAGCGAACGATTGGAGTATTGGGCAACCCAGATTAGACAGGATCAAGACAAAGGGCAAATGGCAGACGACTCTATGAAGGCAGAGGACAAAGGGCAGATGAAAGAAGGAAACGAGAAGGCAGAGGACAAAGGGCAGATAACAGAGGGAAAGGAAGACATTAACTCAACCCTCAACACTTCCCCAATTAACTGGGAACACCTCCAGCGTGTCACCCTCGGTAAAAAATCGGCTCAAGAACGACTTTTGCACGCTTTTATCGAACATGCTGAAGCCGATCTAAAAGATATCCAAACCGGAATTGCGGCTGAAGACTATGAACAAATCTATGCGAAAGCCCATCGGTTGAGAGGATCAAGCGCCAATTTAGGCATGAAGGCGATCGCAGAATTAGCCGCCCAAGTCGAAAACCATGGACGTTCCGGTTCTCTAGCCGCGATCAAAGAAAACGTTGGCGAGTTAGAACAACAACTGACTACAGTTTGCGAATACATCCGTAACATGAATGGTTCATCATGA
- a CDS encoding CocE/NonD family hydrolase, with protein MTKINKQTASMLTRDGIRLDADIYYPDTDTDLPVLLMRQPYGRAIASTVVYAHPTWYAAQGYIVVIQDVRGRGTSGGEFQLFVHEVADGIDTVNWVSQLPGSNGQVGMYGFSYQGMTQLYAASANLPALKTICPAMMAYDLYADWAYENGAFCLQANLGWAVQLAAETARLKGDAIAYQILYTASRDLPFYNPSSKFIESLNKYAPNSFYYEWLNHPEPGDYWQKFSPNLDGVDLPMLHIGGWFDPYLRGNLRLYKDMANRSKFPQHLIVGPWAHLPWGRKVGARDYGTEAVSSVDRLQVRWFDQFLKGIDSELLHQPPVYLFEMGSNQWRYFDTWLSDNQKSYCLSSTGLASVRNDSGTLIPQSESSDPLSVLSAATDVFVHDPWRPVPALGGHAAIPAGSFDRSTLDSRTDVLTYTSAPFADDLSLMGDVAVEVFCHAEQLSFDLCAVLSEVFPNEIVYNFTQGYATVSLGQETKPVRIELQPTCIKIANGNRLRLSLSAACFPAYPVNPGTGVSSAAMSLMEAQIITLTVNCGGNLISKVLLPIT; from the coding sequence ATGACCAAAATTAATAAACAAACAGCATCCATGTTAACCCGCGATGGAATTCGTCTAGATGCTGATATTTACTATCCTGATACTGATACAGACTTACCTGTACTCCTGATGCGACAACCTTACGGAAGGGCGATCGCGTCTACGGTAGTCTATGCCCATCCCACTTGGTATGCCGCCCAGGGGTATATCGTCGTGATTCAGGATGTGCGAGGACGGGGAACCTCTGGGGGCGAGTTTCAGCTATTTGTCCACGAAGTTGCTGATGGTATTGATACCGTTAACTGGGTGTCACAGTTACCCGGTAGCAATGGACAAGTGGGTATGTATGGCTTTTCCTATCAGGGGATGACTCAACTGTATGCAGCATCGGCAAATCTGCCCGCGTTGAAAACCATTTGTCCGGCGATGATGGCGTATGATTTATATGCAGATTGGGCGTATGAAAATGGGGCATTTTGTTTACAAGCCAATTTAGGCTGGGCGGTGCAATTAGCTGCCGAAACTGCCCGATTAAAGGGTGATGCTATTGCCTATCAAATTCTCTATACTGCCTCTCGCGATTTGCCTTTTTATAATCCATCCTCCAAATTTATTGAGAGTTTAAACAAATACGCGCCAAATTCGTTTTACTATGAATGGCTAAATCATCCTGAACCCGGAGATTATTGGCAAAAATTCTCACCTAACCTCGACGGTGTGGATTTGCCGATGCTGCATATTGGCGGTTGGTTTGATCCCTATCTGCGAGGTAATCTGCGCCTCTATAAAGACATGGCAAATCGGAGTAAATTTCCCCAGCATTTGATTGTCGGACCCTGGGCGCATCTGCCTTGGGGACGGAAAGTCGGCGCAAGAGATTATGGCACAGAGGCGGTAAGTTCTGTGGATAGGTTACAAGTGCGTTGGTTTGATCAGTTTCTTAAGGGAATTGATAGCGAATTGTTGCATCAACCGCCTGTCTATTTATTTGAAATGGGCAGTAATCAATGGCGTTATTTTGATACGTGGTTGTCAGATAATCAGAAATCCTATTGTCTTTCCAGCACGGGTTTAGCTAGTGTGCGAAACGATTCTGGGACTCTCATCCCTCAATCGGAATCATCTGATCCATTGTCTGTATTATCGGCTGCAACTGATGTTTTTGTTCATGATCCCTGGCGTCCGGTTCCTGCCTTAGGGGGTCATGCAGCAATACCTGCGGGTTCCTTTGATCGTTCTACTCTTGATAGCCGCACTGATGTTTTAACGTATACTTCAGCCCCGTTTGCTGACGATTTATCTCTAATGGGGGATGTCGCGGTAGAGGTTTTCTGCCATGCTGAGCAATTGAGTTTTGATCTCTGTGCCGTGTTATCGGAAGTCTTTCCGAATGAGATCGTTTATAATTTCACTCAGGGGTATGCGACTGTAAGTCTGGGTCAAGAAACAAAACCTGTTAGGATTGAACTCCAGCCGACTTGTATTAAAATTGCCAACGGAAATAGATTGCGTCTGAGTCTAAGCGCTGCTTGTTTTCCAGCGTATCCCGTGAATCCGGGAACAGGCGTATCGTCTGCTGCAATGTCCTTGATGGAGGCTCAAATCATTACACTTACGGTGAATTGTGGTGGAAACTTGATATCAAAGGTTTTGTTACCAATAACTTAA
- a CDS encoding ThuA domain-containing protein gives MTANPRVTVWNEYQVEKQQPEVAKIYPDGIHYAIAQHLQSSGLTVKTATLDQPDHGLTDAILNQTDILIWWGHIAHDQVQDTIVDKVHQRVLSGMGLIVLHSGHFSKIFKRLMGTSCSLKWRNNGEKERLWVLDPSHPIAAGLDDSFELAAEEMYGEFFDIPNPDSLVFISWFEGGEVFRSGCCFHRGRGKVFYFRPGDEAYPTYYQPNVLRVITNSIYWASPLN, from the coding sequence ATGACAGCCAATCCTCGCGTTACGGTTTGGAATGAGTATCAAGTGGAAAAACAACAACCTGAGGTTGCCAAGATTTATCCTGATGGAATTCATTACGCGATCGCGCAACATTTGCAATCCTCTGGATTAACGGTTAAAACTGCCACATTAGACCAACCTGATCATGGATTAACTGATGCTATCCTCAACCAAACCGATATTTTAATCTGGTGGGGACACATTGCCCATGACCAAGTACAAGACACTATCGTCGATAAAGTCCATCAGCGCGTTTTGTCTGGCATGGGTCTAATTGTATTGCATTCGGGTCACTTTTCCAAAATTTTTAAACGGCTGATGGGTACGTCATGTAGTCTAAAATGGCGCAACAATGGCGAAAAAGAACGACTTTGGGTTCTTGATCCATCCCATCCTATTGCAGCAGGTTTAGACGACTCGTTTGAACTGGCGGCTGAGGAAATGTATGGCGAGTTTTTTGATATCCCTAACCCCGATAGTTTAGTCTTTATCAGTTGGTTTGAGGGGGGTGAAGTCTTTCGCAGTGGCTGTTGTTTTCACCGAGGTCGAGGTAAAGTTTTTTACTTTCGTCCTGGTGACGAAGCTTATCCCACCTATTATCAGCCTAATGTATTGCGCGTTATTACCAATTCCATTTACTGGGCAAGTCCTTTAAATTAG
- a CDS encoding cupin domain-containing protein: protein MESRCMIPVMKSPKDYQAYRISPQDSNRLAIIFDPAIADSSLTVCVEIFDQGGKTPPNRHQIAVEMFFILKGEGIARCDGKNVPFRAGDSLLVPPTGIHEIINTGSGRLYALCFMVPNEDFVELIRSGTPVNLDEEDFRVLGRTDAVVPC, encoded by the coding sequence ATGGAATCCCGGTGTATGATTCCCGTTATGAAATCCCCTAAGGACTACCAAGCCTATCGCATTAGTCCCCAGGATAGCAACCGTTTAGCTATTATCTTCGATCCCGCGATCGCGGATTCATCATTAACTGTTTGTGTGGAGATTTTTGATCAAGGCGGCAAAACTCCCCCGAATCGTCATCAGATTGCTGTAGAAATGTTTTTTATCCTCAAAGGGGAAGGAATTGCCCGTTGTGATGGCAAAAATGTGCCATTTCGGGCAGGAGATAGTTTATTAGTGCCACCAACGGGTATTCATGAAATTATAAATACAGGTTCTGGTCGTTTATATGCGTTATGTTTTATGGTTCCTAATGAAGATTTTGTTGAACTGATTCGCAGCGGTACACCTGTTAATTTGGATGAGGAAGATTTTCGCGTCTTGGGACGTACTGATGCGGTGGTTCCGTGTTAA
- a CDS encoding cysteine hydrolase family protein, with translation MNQPLRTLGVAPNAWGVNDAIADLTRPSLTPHPITLTTETKSLRLDLVKSAILIIDMQNDFCHPDGWLAHIGVDVTPARSPIASLTSLLPQLRDVNVPVIWVNWGNRPDLLNISAGLRHVYDPTGAGIGLGDPLPKNGAKVLTKDSWAAAIVDGLNHEPEDIYIDKYRMSGFWDTALDSILRNMGKTTLFFAGVNIDQCVMATLQDANFLGYDCVLLKDCAATTSPDYCFKATIYNVNQCFGFTSDSQLLIKALKA, from the coding sequence ATGAATCAACCGTTACGGACATTAGGTGTAGCCCCCAATGCTTGGGGAGTGAATGATGCGATCGCGGATTTGACTCGCCCCTCCCTAACCCCTCACCCAATTACCCTTACCACTGAAACCAAAAGCCTGCGCCTGGATTTAGTCAAATCTGCCATCCTAATCATCGACATGCAAAATGACTTCTGTCATCCCGATGGCTGGTTAGCCCATATTGGCGTAGACGTAACCCCCGCCCGCAGCCCAATTGCATCCCTGACAAGCTTGCTTCCCCAGTTACGAGATGTCAACGTTCCTGTGATTTGGGTGAACTGGGGAAATCGTCCCGACTTACTCAATATTAGTGCTGGATTGCGTCATGTTTATGATCCTACAGGTGCAGGAATTGGACTCGGTGATCCCTTGCCTAAAAATGGGGCAAAAGTGCTAACCAAAGACAGTTGGGCAGCGGCAATTGTAGATGGATTAAACCACGAACCCGAAGATATTTATATTGACAAATATCGCATGAGTGGTTTCTGGGACACTGCCTTAGACAGTATTTTACGCAATATGGGCAAAACCACTCTTTTCTTTGCGGGTGTCAACATTGATCAATGTGTCATGGCAACATTACAAGATGCTAACTTCCTGGGATATGATTGCGTGCTACTCAAAGATTGTGCGGCAACAACGTCTCCTGATTACTGCTTTAAAGCCACGATTTATAATGTTAATCAGTGTTTTGGGTTTACTAGCGATTCCCAATTACTTATTAAAGCTTTAAAAGCGTAA
- the glmS gene encoding glutamine--fructose-6-phosphate transaminase (isomerizing), whose protein sequence is MCGIVGYIGTQPATDILMAGLERLEYRGYDSAGIATVWEGEIQCVRAKGKLYNLREKLERTDNQARLGIGHTRWATHGKPEEYNAHPHTDTHQRVAVVQNGIVENYRELREDLKKRGHEFRSDTDTEVIPHLIAECLPEPSTPDFQHPNAFLDAVRQAVNQLHGAFAIAIICADYPDELIVARQQAPLILGFGQGEFFCASDTPALVPHTHAVLNLENGELARLTPLGAEVYNFNGERLRKFPRTLNWNPVQVEKQGFRHFMLKEIFEQPGVVRTCLEAYISSDWSAGENDSSSAIPDQNPVAGDTPSITTPIQLGLPESLYENLEHVQILACGTSWHASLVGKYLIEQLAGIPTMVQYASEFRYAPSPLTRNTLTIGVTQSGETADTLAALEMEKRRRIGLGQEYQPRLVGITNRSESSLAHLVPHIIETFAGMEIGVAATKTFVTQLVVFYCLALDLAYQRQTLPPSRIAEIIAGLRQLPSQIELVLSRQEHYLEELAHEFDETQDFIFLGRGINFPIALEGALKLKEVSYIHAEGYPAGEMKHGPIALLDSKVPVVAIAMPGTVYEKVLSNAQEAKARDARLIGVTPMHDPEAAQTFDILLSVPVVEELLSPILAVMPLQLLAYHIAARRGLDVDQPRNLAKSVTVE, encoded by the coding sequence ATGTGTGGAATCGTTGGTTATATCGGCACGCAACCAGCAACAGATATTTTAATGGCAGGGTTAGAACGACTCGAATATCGAGGCTATGATTCTGCCGGAATTGCCACCGTTTGGGAAGGGGAAATTCAGTGCGTTCGCGCTAAAGGCAAACTCTACAATTTACGAGAAAAACTGGAACGTACCGATAACCAAGCCCGACTCGGTATTGGACATACCCGTTGGGCAACTCACGGGAAACCTGAAGAATATAATGCCCATCCCCATACCGACACCCATCAGCGCGTGGCGGTGGTGCAAAATGGCATCGTGGAAAACTATCGGGAATTACGGGAAGACTTGAAAAAACGGGGACATGAATTCCGTTCTGATACCGATACTGAAGTGATTCCCCACCTAATTGCCGAGTGTCTCCCCGAACCCTCAACCCCAGATTTTCAACACCCGAATGCCTTTTTAGACGCCGTGCGCCAAGCGGTGAATCAACTCCATGGTGCGTTTGCGATCGCGATTATTTGTGCTGACTATCCCGATGAACTGATTGTCGCACGACAACAGGCTCCTTTGATCCTGGGATTTGGTCAAGGGGAATTCTTCTGTGCCTCCGATACTCCCGCCCTTGTCCCCCACACTCATGCGGTGTTGAACCTAGAGAATGGGGAACTGGCACGGTTAACCCCCCTAGGGGCAGAAGTCTATAACTTTAACGGGGAACGTCTTCGCAAATTCCCCCGCACCCTCAACTGGAATCCCGTACAAGTCGAGAAACAGGGATTCCGTCATTTCATGCTCAAAGAAATTTTTGAGCAACCGGGTGTAGTGCGAACCTGTTTAGAAGCTTATATTAGCAGTGATTGGTCTGCGGGAGAAAATGATAGCAGTAGCGCGATACCTGATCAAAACCCAGTCGCCGGAGACACCCCATCCATAACCACGCCAATACAATTGGGACTTCCTGAGTCGTTGTATGAAAACTTAGAACACGTCCAGATATTGGCATGTGGTACCAGTTGGCACGCCAGTCTTGTCGGGAAATACCTGATCGAACAACTCGCTGGAATTCCCACGATGGTACAATATGCCTCAGAATTCCGCTATGCCCCCTCACCCTTGACGCGCAATACCCTCACCATTGGCGTCACTCAATCGGGAGAAACTGCTGATACCTTAGCGGCGTTGGAGATGGAAAAACGACGGCGTATCGGTTTAGGACAAGAGTATCAGCCGCGACTGGTGGGGATTACCAATCGTTCCGAGAGTTCTCTGGCGCATTTAGTCCCGCATATTATTGAGACGTTTGCGGGAATGGAAATTGGTGTTGCGGCAACGAAAACCTTTGTTACTCAATTGGTGGTATTTTACTGTTTAGCCCTGGATTTAGCCTATCAACGCCAAACCCTACCCCCGTCACGGATTGCCGAAATTATTGCTGGGTTGCGTCAACTTCCCTCCCAGATTGAGTTGGTGTTATCGCGTCAGGAACATTATCTGGAAGAATTAGCCCATGAGTTTGACGAAACCCAAGATTTCATCTTTTTGGGGCGTGGGATTAATTTCCCCATTGCCTTAGAAGGGGCGTTGAAGCTTAAGGAAGTCAGCTATATTCACGCCGAAGGGTATCCAGCGGGGGAGATGAAACACGGACCCATTGCCCTATTAGATTCTAAAGTTCCCGTGGTGGCGATCGCAATGCCGGGTACTGTGTATGAAAAGGTGCTATCTAATGCCCAAGAAGCCAAGGCGCGAGATGCGCGATTAATTGGCGTGACACCGATGCATGATCCAGAAGCGGCTCAAACATTTGATATTTTATTATCGGTACCCGTTGTTGAAGAATTACTGTCTCCAATTTTAGCCGTGATGCCTTTACAACTTTTGGCATATCATATTGCGGCGCGACGGGGTTTAGATGTGGATCAGCCTCGGAATTTAGCAAAATCAGTCACGGTGGAATAA
- the psaC gene encoding photosystem I iron-sulfur center protein PsaC gives MSHSVKIYDTCIGCTQCVRACPLDVLEMVPWDGCKASQIASSPRTEDCIGCKRCETACPTDFLSVRVYLGAETTRSMGLAY, from the coding sequence ATGTCTCATAGCGTCAAAATTTACGACACTTGCATCGGTTGCACCCAATGTGTACGGGCTTGTCCCCTCGATGTGTTGGAGATGGTACCCTGGGATGGCTGTAAAGCTAGTCAGATTGCCTCGTCTCCACGTACTGAAGATTGTATCGGTTGCAAGCGCTGCGAAACCGCTTGTCCGACCGATTTCTTGAGCGTTCGGGTTTATCTTGGCGCTGAAACCACCCGCAGTATGGGTCTTGCCTACTAA
- a CDS encoding DUF3288 family protein, translating into MSSILENKDQQHPQEKSDRALVDRLLEIKADPTDYQLTELARLRIRYSRFPGAREIQQGLERILQQWSLTEDRLFELTRQIHSQGHVYKQPKSVETPDDWS; encoded by the coding sequence ATGTCATCAATCTTAGAAAACAAAGACCAACAACATCCCCAAGAAAAGAGCGATCGCGCCCTAGTGGATCGTCTCTTGGAAATCAAAGCAGATCCGACGGATTATCAGTTGACGGAATTGGCGCGATTACGGATTCGCTATTCTCGATTTCCTGGCGCTAGAGAGATTCAACAGGGGCTTGAACGGATTCTCCAGCAGTGGAGTTTGACCGAAGACAGGTTATTTGAGTTAACCCGTCAAATCCACAGCCAGGGTCACGTTTACAAGCAACCTAAATCAGTAGAGACTCCAGATGACTGGAGTTAA
- a CDS encoding Uma2 family endonuclease produces the protein MLVNYNPKQCLPSAEDLPDSDDKAVDNELQNLVPSLLKAILALIWSERMDWFLGIDMGIYYAPDEAAIVPDAFLSLGVPRIIDSDLRLSYVIWEEQKIPIMVLEVVSQTRRGEYTQKKKDYIKLGVRYYIIYNPFRKRKPRLEVYKLEAGDYQLLEGEPVWLSELNLGIGREEGTYQGITREWLYWYDDQGERYLNPEERLLTAQEQLQQERQAKANAIERANRLEQLLREANINPEGNSQV, from the coding sequence ATGTTAGTTAACTACAATCCTAAACAATGTTTACCTTCTGCTGAAGACTTACCTGATTCTGATGATAAAGCAGTGGACAACGAATTACAAAATTTAGTACCTAGCCTACTCAAAGCGATTTTAGCATTAATTTGGTCAGAAAGGATGGATTGGTTTTTGGGAATTGACATGGGAATTTATTATGCTCCCGATGAAGCAGCCATTGTTCCTGATGCTTTTTTGAGTCTAGGAGTTCCACGAATTATTGATTCAGATTTGCGTTTATCTTACGTAATATGGGAAGAACAAAAAATTCCCATTATGGTGTTAGAAGTTGTATCGCAAACGAGACGCGGAGAATATACGCAGAAGAAAAAAGATTATATTAAACTAGGTGTTCGGTACTATATTATCTATAATCCATTCCGAAAACGAAAACCTCGTTTAGAAGTGTACAAGCTAGAAGCTGGAGACTATCAATTATTAGAAGGTGAACCCGTTTGGTTATCTGAACTGAATTTAGGCATTGGTCGAGAGGAAGGAACCTACCAAGGAATTACTCGAGAATGGTTATATTGGTATGATGACCAAGGAGAGCGATATTTGAATCCAGAGGAGAGACTGTTAACGGCACAAGAACAACTGCAACAAGAACGTCAGGCTAAGGCAAATGCAATTGAACGTGCCAATCGATTAGAACAATTATTGCGAGAAGCAAACATAAACCCTGAGGGAAATTCGCAGGTTTAG